Proteins co-encoded in one Papaver somniferum cultivar HN1 chromosome 5, ASM357369v1, whole genome shotgun sequence genomic window:
- the LOC113283066 gene encoding probable leucine-rich repeat receptor-like protein kinase At5g63930: MFSGSVLERFLLVFALFVCCSEGINEEGKYLLKLKSLVVDGHNHLNNWNPSDSTPCQWNGVNCTYDSVVSSLSLGSMNLSGTLSTSASDGIVIGGLVHLTELDLSYNKFSGKIPGDIGNCSMLEVLNLNNNQFEGVIPGELGRLSRLTKLNMCNNRLSGSLPSELGDLSSLEELILFTNKLTGSLPPSLGNLKNLTIFRAGQNIITGSIPAELSSCQNLKVLGLAQNQLVGEIPSELGKLKNLVELILWDNELSGSIPKELGSCTNLEIIALYANSLVGDIPVDLSNLQHLGRLYLYRNQLNGTIPKEIGNLSLALEIDFSENLLTGEIPAEFGKIKGLRLLYLFQNQLTGGIPKELCSLKDLAKLDLSINHLTGPIPDGFQYITELLQLQLFNNSLSGTIPQGLGVYSQLWVVDFSENSLTGEIPRHLCRHSNLILLNLGSNRLTGNIPVGLTNCESLVQLHLSENGLTGSFPSNLCQLVNMSTIELDSNKFRGPIPSEIGNCKALLRLHISNNYFTSTLPKEIGNLSKLVTFNISSNRLVGRIPQEMANCRMLQRLDISMNSFVDALPDIFGQLDQLELLKLSENKFSGSIPSSLGSLSRLTELQMGGNEFSGPIPPQLGSLSSLQIAMNLSYNNLSGEIPLELGNLVLLEYLLLNNNHLTGEIPPTFGNLSSLLGFNVSYNDLTGPLPSIPLFQNMATNCFIGNQGLCGGLLNKVCGDYQSSEPIPPTLGGSGVPLGKIVGIVAATISGISLILIAVLLYYMRKRPSEVLTSVQDKCSSDSDVQFSPRKGFSFQDLVDATNGFDESFVIGKGACGTVYKAVMQSGQIIAVKKLASNREGSNVENSFRAEILTLGKVRHRNIVKLFGFCYHQGANLLLYEYMPRGSLGELLHGDSCNLDWQKRFLIALGAAQGLSYLHHDCKPRIIHRDIKSNNILLNDRFEAHVGDFGLAKVIDMPHSKSMSAVAGSYGYIAPEYAYTMKVTEKCDIYSYGVVLLELLTGKMPVQPLDDGGDLVTFVRNYIHIHSLNSSILDTRLGLEDNIIDHMIIVLKIALLCTNSSPFDRPSMREVVLMLIESDREGIIVASQAQDFPQKKDSDTGVS, encoded by the exons ATGTTTTCAGGTTCAGTACTAGAGAGATTTCTGCTGGTATTTGCTCTATTTGTTTGTTGTTCTGAAGGGATAAATGAGGAGGGAAAGTATTTGTTGAAACTGAAATCTCTTGTAGTTGATGGGCATAATCATCTCAATAACTGGAACCCAAGTGACTCAACTCCATGTCAATGGAATGGTGTGAATTGCACTTACGATTCCGTTGTTTCGTCTCTCAGTCTAGGGTCTATGAATCTCTCTGGTACGCTTTCTACTTCGGCATCTGATGGTATTGTTATTGGTGGATTAGTTCATCTTACTGAACTTGATCTGTCTTACAACAAGTTTTCTGGGAAGATACCTGGGGACATTGGGAATTGCTCAATGTTGGAGGTTCTTAATCTtaataataatcaatttgaagGTGTTATTCCTGGCGAATTGGGTAGGCTGTCACGGTTAACCAAATTAAACATGTGCAACAATAGACTTTCAGGATCTCTTCCAAGTGAGCTAGGTGATCTGTCTTCTCTTGAAGAGTTGATTCTGTTCACTAACAAACTCACTGGGTCATTGCCTCCATCACTGGGAAACCTCAAGAACTTGACAATATTCAGAGCAGGTCAAAACATTATAACTGGAAGCATACCAGCTGAATTAAGTTCATGTCAGAACCTCAAAGTGTTGGGTCTTGCACAAAATCAGTTGGTAGGGGAAATTCCTAGTGAACTGGGAAAGCTCAAGAACTTGGTGGAGTTAATTCTTTGGGATAATGAGTTATCTGGGTCTATTCCAAAAGAGCTTGGGAGTTGCACGAATCTGGAGATTATAGCACTGTATGCGAACAGCCTTGTGGGTGATATACCTGTGGATCTCTCTAATCTTCAGCATCTAGGGAGGTTGTACCTTTACAGAAATCAGTTGAACGGGACGATACCAAAGGAGATCGGAAATCTTTCTCTTGCTTTAGAAATTGATTTTTCAGAAAATTTGTTGACGGGAGAGATACCGGCAGAGTTTGGTAAGATTAAAGGTCTACGGTTACTCTACCTTTTCCAGAATCAGCTTACTGGTGGTATTCCTAAGGAACTATGCAGCTTAAAGGATTTAGCTAAGCTTGACCTCTCCATAAACCACCTCACAGGTCCTATTCCAGATGGATTTCAGTATATTACGGAACTGCTTCAGTTACAGCTCTTCAACAACTCTCTTAGTGGTACTATTCCTCAAGGGCTAGGGGTTTATAGCCAACTTTGGGTGGTTGATTTCTCTGAAAATTCTCTTACCGGGGAAATACCTCGCCATCTCTGCAGGCACTCTAATCTGATTTTGTTGAACCTCGGGTCAAACAGATTAACTGGAAATATACCTGTTGGATTAACAAATTGTGAATCGTTAGTTCAGCTTCATCTGTCTGAAAATGGCCTTACAGGTAGTTTTCCTTCTAATTTATGCCAACTTGTGAATATGTCCACAATTGAACTAGACAGTAACAAATTTAGAGGTCCTATTCCTTCTGAGATTGGGAACTGCAAAGCTTTGCTAAGGCTTCATATCTCAAACAATTACTTTACGTCCACGCTGCCAAAGGAGATAGGTAATCTCTCCAAGTTGGTGACATTTAATATCTCATCTAATAGGCTAGTGGGGCGAATACCGCAAGAAATGGCGAACTGCAGGATGCTCCAAAGACTTGATATCAGCATGAATAGTTTTGTGGATGCTTTGCCAGACATTTTTGGACAGCTAGACCAGTTGGAGCTACTCAAGCTTTCAGAGAACAAGTTTTCAGGAAGTATACCATCTAGCTTGGGAAGTCTCTCTCGATTGACGGAATTACAGATGGGTGGTAATGAATTTTCTGGTCCTATACCTCCGCAGTTGGGTTCCCTTTCTAGCTTACAAATTGCGATGAATCTCAGTTATAATAATCTCTCTGGGGAAATACCACTTGAACTTGGAAACCTTGTTTTGCTGGAATACCTCTTGCTTAATAATAATCATTTGACAGGTGAAATTCCACCCACATTCGGAAACTTGTCAAGTTTGTTGGGTTTCAATGTTTCATACAATGACCTGACAGGGCCTTTACCTTCCATCCCATTGTTTCAAAACATGGCCACCAACTGTTTTATTGGAAACCAAGGGCTTTGTGGCGGGCTTCTTAATAAAGTGTGTGGTGATTATCAATCTTCTGAGCCTATCCCACCAACTTTGGGAGGATCAGGTGTTCCTCTTGGTAAAATTGTTGGAATAGTTGCAGCCACTATAAGTGGGATTTCACTTATTTTAATTGCAGTGCTTCTGTATTATATGAGGAAACGTCCTTCAGAGGTACTTACTTCAGTGCAAGATAAATGTTCTTCAGATTCAGACGTGCAATTCTCCCCCAGAAAAGGGTTCAGTTTTCAGGATTTGGTTGATGCTACAAACGGTTTTGATGAAAGTTTTGTTATTggaaagggagcttgtggaaccgTATACAAAGCAGTTATGCAGTCTGGACAAATAATTGCTGTTAAGAAACTAGCTTCTAACAGAGAGGGGAGCAATGTCGAGAACAGTTTCCGAGCAGAGATTTTAACTCTGGGAAAAGTTAGGCATCGTAATATTGTGAAACTTTTCGGCTTTTGTTACCACCAGGGTGCAAATCTACTTCTTTATGAGTATATGCCTAGAGGCAGTTTGGGTGAATTACTTCATGGTGATTCCTGCAACTTAGATTGGCAGAAGCGGTTCCTAATTGCTCTTGGGGCTGCTCAGGGTTTATCCTATTTACATCACGATTGCAAGCCTCGGATTATCCACCGGGATATAAAGTCCAACAATATTCTACTTAACGATAGGTTTGAAGCTCATGTTGGTGATTTTGGATTAGCGAAGGTGATAGATATGCCACATTCCAAATCAATGTCTGCAGTTGCCGGATCTTACGGATATATAGCCCCTG AGTACGCATACACTATGAAGGTAACAGAGAAATGTGACATATACAGCTACGGGGTTGTTTTATTGGAGTTACTGACTGGGAAAATGCCTGTACAACCACTTGATGATGGAGGTGACCTTGTTACATTTGTTAGAAATTATATTCACATCCATTCTTTAAATTCCAGTATACTTGATACACGACTAGGTTTAGAAGACAATATTATTGACCATATGATAATTGTCCTAAAGATTGCTTTACTTTGCACAAATTCATCTCCCTTTGATCGGCCATCAATGCGAGAAGTTGTATTGATGTTGATAGAGTCTGACAGAGAGGGAATTATTGTTGCTTCTCAAGCTCAAGACTTCCCTCAAAAAAAGGATAGTGATACTGGTGTATCATGA
- the LOC113279799 gene encoding uncharacterized protein LOC113279799, with protein sequence MASLLQDEEEIFKVPEDIVESNTEHKYNVVITTITGREYEINILYNMLQRSWRPSGNMEIHSFGKEIYLIHFELGCDYNTVITKSPWVLNEDLLLLEICNPEKLPHEYEFKYADFSIQIYGLSMSNQKIKMVEFIASKIGVPYPINPSEQAKWGGFARVRVKIDITQPIRQELTFTLPSKKKCTVSLRYERLPRVCFFCCRFGHIMKQCPELSKECEKLGFFSPETFMEKMQDIKLSRITEEVNANFKPKILQSRQPARTNPEVPKTSNDPDKEKVTTPTSQPTIQQNKKHTFPSSTKNSSTVPDPPRN encoded by the coding sequence ATGGCATCTCTActacaagatgaagaagaaatcttcaaagtcccAGAGGACATTGTGGAATCTAACACTGAGCACAAATACAATGTAGTTATCACCACCATCACTGGACGAGAATATGAGATAAATATCCTCTACAACATGCTACAAAGATCGTGGAGGCCATCTGGCAACATGGAGATTCATAGTTTTGGCAAGGAAATATACCTAATACACTTTGAATTAGGATGCGATTATAATACAGTCATCACAAAGTCTCCTTGGGTACTTAATGAAGATCTGTTACTATTGGAGATATGCAATCCAGAAAAACTTCCGCATGAATATGAATTCAAATATGCAGATTTTTCTATTCAGATTTATGGACTCTCCATGAGTAACCAGAAGATAAAAATGGTGGAGTTCATTGCATCAAAGATTGGTGTTCCTTATCCTATCAACCCGTCAGAACAAGCTAAATGGGGAGGCTTTGCAAGAGTAAGAGTCAAAATAGATATAACCCAACCAATCAGACAAGAGTTGACATTCACACTTCCATCCAAAAAGAAGTGCACTGTCAGTTTAAGGTATGAAAGACTTCCAAgggtttgtttcttttgttgcAGATTTGGGCACATCATGAAACAATGCCCGGAATTATCAAAAGAATGTGAAAAGCTAGGTTTTTTTTCTCCGGAAACTTTCATGGAGAAGATGCAAGACATAAAACTATCCAGGATTACTGAGGAAGTTAATGCAAACTTTAAACCTAAAATTCTTCAGTCAAGACAACCAGCAAGAACAAACCCAGAAGTTCCAAAAACCAGTAATGACCCTGACAAAGAAAAAGTAACAACCCCCACATCTCAGCCAACAATCCAGCAAAATAAAAAACATACCTTTCCTAGCTCCACCAAAAATTCTTCAACAGTACCAGATCCCCCAAGAAATTAG